The Mytilus trossulus isolate FHL-02 chromosome 13, PNRI_Mtr1.1.1.hap1, whole genome shotgun sequence genome has a segment encoding these proteins:
- the LOC134694208 gene encoding integumentary mucin C.1-like, which translates to MSCCKSTIVKCIKLHRNCRRCGITLFLPLLLLLLLLIPSIFTTTITNTSFTTTTTAIATTTTTTTTTTTTTTTTTTTTTTTTTITTTTTTTTTTTTTTTTTTTTNTTNTTTTTTTTSTTTTTTTTITTTTTTTTTTTTTTTTTTTTTTTTTTTTSSTTTTSTTTTTTTTQFMKEGISQGFSAELAAAVTVETDCTSTVSENKWETVTGLKDKDTAPLCDS; encoded by the exons atgtcATGCTGTAAATCAACAATagtaaaatgcataaaattacACAGAAACTGTAGACGATGTGGAATAACACTATTTCTACCTCTTCTTCTACTCCTCCTCCTGCTCATTCCCTCCATCTTTACAACTACTATAACTAATACTTCTTTTACCACTACTACTACTGCTATtgctactactactactactactactactactactactactactactactactactactactactactactactactactattactactactactactactacaaCTACAACTACTACTacaactactactactactactactaatACTACTaatactactactactactactactacctctactactactact actactactactattactactactactacaactacaactactactactactactactactactactactactactactactactactactactactacttcttctactactactacttctactactactactactacaaCTACcc AGTTTATGAAAGAGGGAATATCACAAGGTTTCTCGGCAGAATTAGCTGCAGCTG TTACTGTGGAAACTGATTGCACCTCAACTGTTTCAGAGAACAAATGGGAAACCGTCACGGGCTTGAAAGATAAAGACACAGCTCCATTGTGTGACAGCTAA